The following nucleotide sequence is from Acidobacteriota bacterium.
GGGCGTTTGCCCAAAAGCTGTGTTTGCGAACCCCAACCAGCAACAGAGAAAGAACGAGAAGAAAGTTGTGTGTTTTAGTTTGCTCATTGCGTTTGTTCGTCACCTTGCTTACTTCGGCTGCAACACGGCTTTCACATACTTGCCGCCGTGCATCCCGTCGAAACAATCTTTCCAGTCTTCCAAAAAAGCCACGCGGCTGATGATTGGTTTGAGGTTGATCTGCCCCGACGCCAGCATCGAAACCACCATTTCCCAATTCTCAAACGTGTGGCTAAAGCTGCCCTGCAAACGCACCGCCTTTTGCACCAGCGGATCAAGCGAGAAACCGAGTGGTTGCGGCCCCCAACCGACTTTGGTGATTTGGCCTGCCGGGCGCACGATGTCGAGCGCCGTTTTCAAGGCTGCTGAAGCGCCCGCCGCGTCTACGACCAAGTGTGCGCCGAGGCCGTCGCCGAGGCTCATCACCAAGTCTTTCAAATCGGTTTCTTGCAGATTGACCGTGTGCGTCGCGCCCAACTCTTTCGCGGCTTCCAAACGCGAAGCGTCGCTGGCCAGCCCTGCGACGATCAGATTGCCTGCGCCTGCGAGGCGTGCCATTTCAGCGCACAGCAAACCAATTGGGCCGGGGCCGAAGACGACGACGGTGTCACCCGGTTTGACTTTGCTTTTCTCTACGACGCAGTTGTAACCGACGCAGCACGGCTCGGTCAGCGCGGCCTTTTCAAATGGCAGGCTGTCCGGGATGTGATGCAGGCAGCGTTCCGACACGCGCACGTACCCCGCCATTGCGCCGTTGATGCCGTAGCCAAACCCTTTGCGTTGCGGGCACAGGTTGTAAGCGCCCGTGCGGCACATCATGCATTGGCCGCAAATATACGAAGCCGTTTCCGACACGACGCGGTCACCTTCTTTGAACAGTTTCACGCGGCTGCCTTTGGCCGCGACAATGCCGCCGAACTCGTGACCCAGGATCACCGGCGTATTGACCGGCCAGCTTTGCGAACCGTGGTATTGATGTACGTCGCTGCCACAGACGCTGACGCCGCCGACTTTGAGCAGCACTTCGTCATCATTGATTTCCGGCACCGGCACTTCGCGGACTTCGACGGAACCAGGTTTGAGGTCGTATTGGACGACCGCAGTCATTGTTTGAGTCATAAATGCAAAGCGGGAATTTTCCGCCCACGAAGTCACACGAAGAAAGACACGAAGAAGAGGAATCTTTTACTTAGAGCGGTTTGCAATTGCGTTTACGGGAGTCAGTTGACGCCGGGACAGTATCGCGCGCGTGAGCAAGCGGTGCGTCAAGCTGGCATCATTGGCTAAACTGCCAAAGCTCCGCTTGCTTACGCGCGCGGTACTATCCCGTTGCGCGGGTTTCCCGTACAACGAAGTGAAAACCGCTCTAGTGCCACTTCGTGTGGCTTCGTGGGCGAAATTTATTATTCCCGAATCCTCCGTGTAATTTCTGAAAGAATGGATTTGAGATCGTTGCCTCCGGTATG
It contains:
- a CDS encoding zinc-binding dehydrogenase, encoding MTQTMTAVVQYDLKPGSVEVREVPVPEINDDEVLLKVGGVSVCGSDVHQYHGSQSWPVNTPVILGHEFGGIVAAKGSRVKLFKEGDRVVSETASYICGQCMMCRTGAYNLCPQRKGFGYGINGAMAGYVRVSERCLHHIPDSLPFEKAALTEPCCVGYNCVVEKSKVKPGDTVVVFGPGPIGLLCAEMARLAGAGNLIVAGLASDASRLEAAKELGATHTVNLQETDLKDLVMSLGDGLGAHLVVDAAGASAALKTALDIVRPAGQITKVGWGPQPLGFSLDPLVQKAVRLQGSFSHTFENWEMVVSMLASGQINLKPIISRVAFLEDWKDCFDGMHGGKYVKAVLQPK